The following DNA comes from Ignavibacteriales bacterium.
TTCGTTTCTTATGGCGCAGCAGAAATCTGTTCCATCGAATGCAGGAGGAGTACGCGACCGGCTGCTCATGGATTTTGGATGGCGATTCGCGTTTGGACATGCATATGATGTCAAGAAAGACTTCAATTATAATACCGGATATTTTTCTTATGTCACAAAAACAGGTTTTGGAGATGGAGCAGCGGCGAGGGGTTTTGACGATCGTGCATGGCGATTGCTGAATCTTCCGCACGATTGGGCCGTGGAACTTCCCTTCGATGCAAAAGCAAGTTCCAGCCATGGATTCAAAACGGTTGGTCGTAATTATCCGGAGACAAGTATCGGTTGGTATCGAAAAACGTTTTCCATCCCGGCATCTGACCTTGGGAAACGGATCGGTATCGAATTTGATGGAGTTTATCGTAACTCCGTGGTGTGGCTCAATGGATTCTATCTGGGCGAGGAACATAGCGGATATAACGGATTTCGGTATGATATTACCGACTATGTGAACTATGGCGGTGAAAATGTCGTTGCAGTGCGCGTTGATGCAACGATGGAAGAAGGATGGTTTTATGAAGGAGCGGGAATCTATCGTCACGTCTGGTTGGAAAAAACAGCTCCGCTCCACATAGCACCGCATGGTATTTTTGTATCGTCGGAGGTTAAAAAATATTCTGCCGAGATAACAGCCCGTGCATTGATCACAAATGATGGATCCCAAAAAGCACAATGTACTATAGAGCAGATTATTGTAGATAACAACGGTTCAGCCATAGTGCATGGAACGAAGAAACATATTGTTGCAGGACCCGGCGAGACAAACGAATATTCAACCCTCATCCAACTTCCACATCCTCATTTGTGGTCGATTGAGACACCGTATCTTTACTCGCTTATTACTTCTGTGTATTCAGCAGATTCTCTTGTTGACCAATGCAAGACAATATTTGGTGTGCGCACGCTTCGGTTTGACTCGAAGGAAGGTTTTTTCTTAAATGGGAAACATATTCTCCTGAAAGGCACGAATAACCATCAGGATCATGCCGGAGTGGGTACTGCAATCCCAGATGCACTTCAGGAGTTTCGTATCAAGCGGTTGAAGGAGATGGGAGCGAACGCGTACCGCTGTTCTCACAACCCCCCGACACCTGAACTTTTAGATGCATGCGACCGGCTCGGTATGCTGGTCATCGATGAGAATCGTTTGATGGGAACAAACGCTGAGCATCTCGATCTGTTGAAACGAATGATTATGCGAGATAGAAATCATCCAAGTGTGTTTATCTGGTCAATCGGAAATGAAGAATGGGCTATTGAAGGGAATACAACCGGTGCGCGCATTGCTTCTACGATGCAAGCGTTTGTACGGAAGATCGATCCGACACGCCGCGTCACGTATGCACACAGCGGTTGGGGAGAACACGGCATCTCCACCGTCCAGGATGTTATGGGATTCAATTACATTTTTAATGGGGATATTGACAAGCAACATGAACGCTTTCCTCATCAGCCGAGCATGGGTACGGAGGAAACGACATCAAGAAGTACACGAGGAGTGTATATTGATGATTCACTGCATGCACATTTAGCGCCTGTTGATAGAAAGCCACCGGGGCATGGTGTTGAAGAAGGACTAAAATTCTATGCCGCGCGTCCTTTTCTCTCTGGATTGTTTTTCTGGACGGGTTTTGATTACCGCGGTGAACCTCATCCATACGGATGGCCTCAGGTGAGTTCGCAGTCTGGTATTCTTGATCTTTGCGGTTTTCCGAAAGACATGTTTTACTTTCTCAAATCATGGTGGACAGACGAACCGGTGCTGCACATTGTTCCTCATTGGAATTGGAATGGGAAAGAAGGAGATACGATACAAGTCTGGGCATATAGCAGTTGTGAAGAAGTGGAACTCTTTCTCAATGCAAGAAGTTTGGGACGCAAGCTCATGCAGAAGAACTCCCACCTTGAATGGCCGGTTGTTTACGAACCGGGAATCCTTCGTGCACGGGGATATAAGAACGGGAAAGATGTTGTTACAGATCAAATCGCCACAACAAAAGAACCGGCACAAATCAAAATGAACCCTGATCGTTCGACGGTGAAAGCTGATGGCGAAGATATTTCCGTTGTTACGATACAAGTGAATGATTCAGAAGGACGAATAGTACCGACAGCATGCAATGAGATACTCTTTCAACTCTCCGGGCCGGGACGGATTATCGGTGCCGGTAATGGTGATCCATCTTCTCATGAGCCTGATACATACGTTGAACATGTTTTTCAGATTCCCATTGCAGATCTCAAAGCAAAAACTATCGATAAAAAGGATCACTATGGAGAAACAGATTGGGAATGCAACGATTCCGCTTGGGCGTCGGCTTTGGGTGAGCAGGGTGAATATAATATACAAGCAGTTGACTCAATGAAAGCTGTTATTATTCGCGGGAATTTCTTGCTGAAGACAGTCACAGATGAAACCACGATTTCACTCTGGCCGAAAAGTCTTGGCGAAGAACAATCCATATATTTGAACGGTCATCTCGTTGCGAAGAATATGAAACGTGATGATCTAGTGCAGGAATATAAACTCGATCATGCAATACTGCGCAATGGGAAAAATATCTATGCTGCCGTTGCGGTTCCATTGAAAAAAAGATTTCAGTACGACAACCTGAATACCGATCCCGGAATTATTCAAGTTTCTCAGCCGCCGCAAGCATGGAAGCGTAAAGTCTTTAATGGTTTGGCACAGGTGATTGTGCAGTCGACAAAAGAAGCCGGTGAAATTGTTATGACAGCTTCATCCGACGGTTTATCGCAAGGCGATCTGAGAATTCAAACTCACCGTGTGGAGTGTCGTCCGGCAGTACCTGCCAAATGAGCCAAGAGATGGATAATGAAAGATCGTGCGATAGTAATTTCGCAACATGAACAAGTAAATGAATGATCAATGAGAGTTCGTTGCATGAACGATAGTGCAAGCATGATATCACTGTTTATGATGGTGGCGGTGATGAGCTTTTATTCGAAAGCGCAAGATGTTGTTACGCTGCAAACCGATAAAGGAAAACAAACGGTCGTCGATTATTTTGGTGTCGTTCATGTTAAAGGAAATAGGATTGTCGATAAAAATGATAATCCTGTTGCACTTCATGGGATGAGTTTGTTCTGGAGTCAATGGGGAGGCCGGTTCTACAATGCAGATTGTATTCGGTGGCTGCGGGATGATTGGAAGTGTACAATTCTAAGAGCCGTCTGCGGTATTCAATCAGATGGGTACCTTGCGAATCCGGAAAAAGAATTCTCAAAAGTAACAACAGTGATTGATGCATGTATAAACCTCGGGATATATGTCGTTGTTGATTGGCATGATCATAGCGCGGAAAATCATCTGCAGCAAGCGAAAGGATTTTTCCGCAGAATTGCACAAAAATATGGAAGCGCTCCAAATATTATCTACGAAATATATAATGAACCACTCAAAGTATCATGGAATGACGTTGTCAAACCATATGCGGAAGAAGTAATTAAGATTATTCGTCAATATGATTCTGCTCATCTCATTATTGTGGGATCACCGCATTGGTCGCAGGATGTCGATGTTGCTGCAGATCAGCCGATTATCGACATGAATATTGCCTATGCATTTCATTTTTATAGCAGCGATCGATGGCACAAACAAAATTTAAGGGACAAGGTGGTAGCTGCATTACAAAAAGGAGCACCGATAGTTATCACTGAATACGGTATAAGTGAAGCTAATGGAAACGGTACAATCGATACTGCGGAAACAACAAAATGGTTCTCATTTATTGATCAGTATAAGTTAAGCACTTGCAATTGGTCGGTCATAGATAAAAACGAGACTTCTGCTGCGTTCGTCCCGGGTGTTCATCCAAATGGATCGTGGGAAAATTCTGACTTGAGTGTTTCCGGGAAAATGATCCGGAGTCGGATTCGTAGTCTCAATAATCCGCTTTTCGAAGTCATTCATTCTTTCGCTAAATAATGTATTCATTAAATGCATCCTGATTTCTCGGAAAAATCCATATTTATAGACCGGATTGATTGTTGATAAAGGTAATTCCGTGCTGTGTCATCTTGACTGTGTATGGTAAATTGTTCCACTCCTTCAAGAAACCGTTGAAGCTTTTTACGCAGAAAACGAGGGTAATGTAAACACTATTCGATCTTGCCCGGTTGGTACAATACTTGGGATAGTATAATCGTTGAACAAAGAAACGAATAATTAACCTAATTAATTTAATTAACTTTATAATCAACATTTTATTGGAGGATTTATCATGGGACAACAACAATTATTACTCATCATCCTTGGCGTTATCATCGTTGGTATCGCAATTGCCGTAGGATTGAGCCTATTCAGCGCGCAAAGTGTTCAGTCGAATCACGATGCAATTATCAATGATTTAAACAATATTGCCGCAAACGCATATCAACACTATATTCGTCCTGCCTCTATGGGTGGTGGCGCAAACTCTTACGATGGTACAGGCGCCGCTGGTGCCGCTGCGTATTCAATACCAACCAGAATGCAGACTAACGAAAATGGAACATACACAGTAAAGAATACAGCAACCGCGTGTACTATTACAGGTAAATCAAGTTCAGTAACTGGTGCAGATGTCACAGCGACAGTAGATAACCAAGGACATGTTGGAATAAAAGCTACTGGTTGGTAAGCTATAATTCTGATTATAGAACAGTCGTTTTTCAATATATCCCAACCATCTTTTTGCAAGTGGTTGGGATTTATTTTTAGAAGTTAAAAAAGTTGAACCATACAGTAATTTGGTTGTCGACAATAACATATTTTAAAAACAGATTAAGCAGTCAAGCTGTCCCGATTCTATCGGGATCAGCATATAGGTGCAAGACATTAGATAGGTTCCGATCCCGTTAGACTATTGCCTACTGTGATGGAACGACAATATATTTTTGATATGGCTTATAGCAATTCACTAGAGAATTTATCATGGGACAACAACAGTTATTGCTAATCATACTTGGATTGGCCCTTATTGGAATTGCACTGGCTGTTGGATTGAGTTTGTTTAGCGCAAACAGCATTGAGTCGAACAAAGATGCAATCATCCATGATGTTCTTAATATTTTTGCGGCAAGCGCATATCAACACTATCTTCGTCCTGCGTCCATGGGAGGCGGTTCATACGCTTATGATAATAGTAAGGGCGGTGTCGCATATACGATACCGGCGTTATTGACGACTAATGAAAATGGCATATACAAGGCTGTCACTACACCAACTACCTGTACTATTACAGGTAAATCTACTTCCTATCCAGGCAATTCAGTTTCTTTAACAATCGGCGTTGATGGTAAACCTGTGGCTCCCGGTTGGGTTATTGTTGGTCCAGACTTCAATTAAGTTTCAAGCCAGACTATGGCAAAGTTGTTTCGTATATATTCCTTATCATCCAGATAAGAAATTGGGGATAATTTTTTTTGTTCTGTGCGTCAAAGAACCGTCTTTTATCTGTTTTACTTATTCATACGTGTATTTTTCTTTTTTGGCTATCCCGCACAATGCCGTTACCCGCATAATGAGGGGAAACACTTTTTCTTTTAAAAACTTTATTGTATATATCTCTTGTGAAACCAAAATCCAAAGTTATTGTCGTCTTACCAGCCTATCAGGCCGAAAAAACATTAGAACTCACTGTTCGCGATATTCCGCTCTCTGTCGTCGATGAAATTATTCTCGTCGACGATATGAGTAATGATCATACAGTGGAGATCGCACGGAAATTTAATCTCATTATCGAGCAGCACACAAAAAATCTAGGCTATGGTGCAAATCAAAAAACATGCTACCAATTAGCCCTTCGTCGAAATGCAGATATCGTTGTTATGCTTCACCCTGATTATCAATATGATCCGAAGCTCATCCCTTATTTTGTCGACTTTATCCAAAACGGCTATTTCGACGTTATGCTTGGCACTCGCATACGTACAAGAAAGGAATCCTTAGCCGGAGGAATGCCGCGCTATAAGTACTTCTCAAACCGACTCTTGACACTTTTTGAAAATATCATAACCGGACAAAATCTTTCTGAATGGCATACGGGCATGAGAGCCTACAGCCGTCAAGTATTGGAATCAATCGATTATTTGAAAAATTCAGATGATTTTGTTTTCGATAGCCAGGTATTATTTCAAATTGTGGAGCACGGTTTTCGCATGGGAGAGATTCCTGTACCTGTTCGGTATTTTCCAGAAGCTTCCAGCATTAATTTCTTTCGTAGTATGCGATATGGAATCGGAACCGTTGGAACCGCATTAAAATACTTACTCAGAAGAATATTTTAATTTCTCATATTTTATCACTCCCATCTCAACGAAGTCAAAATGAATCCAGGGTCAGACTATCACATTGTTTTGGGGGAATGGCAAAGGCTTTTGAGGGTGATTGAGTTTTGTGGTCTCACGATGAAATGAAGAGAATGGATAATTCGCTGAGTAATTTCAGATAATTGAATTGTAAAGCACTGGCAGCATTCAATATGAAATCGAAAACACTCAATATTTATCTTCCTTTACTCTTTCTCTTTTTCATTGTTCTTTCCACAATTATTCTGCGAATGCGATTACTTGATGTTCCCCTCGAGCGCGATGAAGGCGAATATGCCTATATAGGTCAACTTATTCTCGATGGGACCCCACCTTACTCCGAAGCGTACAATATGAAATTCCCCGGCATCTACTTTTTCTATGCGGGAATATTATGGCTTTTTGGTGAGACACATACGGCTATCCATTTTTGTCTGCTCATTGTCAATGTATTATCGATTATACTTCTTTACATTTTTGCGCGCACAGCGTATGATGATTGGGTTGCAGCGGCTGCAGCTGGTGCTTTTGCGTTATTGAGTATGAGCTACCACGTTCAAGGATTTTGGGCAAACGCAGAACATTTTATTTTGCCTTTCATCATAGGTGCAAATCTTCTATTACTTGTGGGACTACGGAAGAACCGAATAGATTATATTTTATTCGGTGCTCTTCTGTTTGGTTGTGCTGCTCTTGTGAAACAACACGGCGCATTTTTTGGTCTCCTTG
Coding sequences within:
- a CDS encoding glycosyltransferase family 2 protein, with translation MKPKSKVIVVLPAYQAEKTLELTVRDIPLSVVDEIILVDDMSNDHTVEIARKFNLIIEQHTKNLGYGANQKTCYQLALRRNADIVVMLHPDYQYDPKLIPYFVDFIQNGYFDVMLGTRIRTRKESLAGGMPRYKYFSNRLLTLFENIITGQNLSEWHTGMRAYSRQVLESIDYLKNSDDFVFDSQVLFQIVEHGFRMGEIPVPVRYFPEASSINFFRSMRYGIGTVGTALKYLLRRIF
- a CDS encoding glycoside hydrolase family 5 protein — translated: MRVRCMNDSASMISLFMMVAVMSFYSKAQDVVTLQTDKGKQTVVDYFGVVHVKGNRIVDKNDNPVALHGMSLFWSQWGGRFYNADCIRWLRDDWKCTILRAVCGIQSDGYLANPEKEFSKVTTVIDACINLGIYVVVDWHDHSAENHLQQAKGFFRRIAQKYGSAPNIIYEIYNEPLKVSWNDVVKPYAEEVIKIIRQYDSAHLIIVGSPHWSQDVDVAADQPIIDMNIAYAFHFYSSDRWHKQNLRDKVVAALQKGAPIVITEYGISEANGNGTIDTAETTKWFSFIDQYKLSTCNWSVIDKNETSAAFVPGVHPNGSWENSDLSVSGKMIRSRIRSLNNPLFEVIHSFAK
- a CDS encoding DUF4982 domain-containing protein; this translates as MFIVLISTLSFLMAQQKSVPSNAGGVRDRLLMDFGWRFAFGHAYDVKKDFNYNTGYFSYVTKTGFGDGAAARGFDDRAWRLLNLPHDWAVELPFDAKASSSHGFKTVGRNYPETSIGWYRKTFSIPASDLGKRIGIEFDGVYRNSVVWLNGFYLGEEHSGYNGFRYDITDYVNYGGENVVAVRVDATMEEGWFYEGAGIYRHVWLEKTAPLHIAPHGIFVSSEVKKYSAEITARALITNDGSQKAQCTIEQIIVDNNGSAIVHGTKKHIVAGPGETNEYSTLIQLPHPHLWSIETPYLYSLITSVYSADSLVDQCKTIFGVRTLRFDSKEGFFLNGKHILLKGTNNHQDHAGVGTAIPDALQEFRIKRLKEMGANAYRCSHNPPTPELLDACDRLGMLVIDENRLMGTNAEHLDLLKRMIMRDRNHPSVFIWSIGNEEWAIEGNTTGARIASTMQAFVRKIDPTRRVTYAHSGWGEHGISTVQDVMGFNYIFNGDIDKQHERFPHQPSMGTEETTSRSTRGVYIDDSLHAHLAPVDRKPPGHGVEEGLKFYAARPFLSGLFFWTGFDYRGEPHPYGWPQVSSQSGILDLCGFPKDMFYFLKSWWTDEPVLHIVPHWNWNGKEGDTIQVWAYSSCEEVELFLNARSLGRKLMQKNSHLEWPVVYEPGILRARGYKNGKDVVTDQIATTKEPAQIKMNPDRSTVKADGEDISVVTIQVNDSEGRIVPTACNEILFQLSGPGRIIGAGNGDPSSHEPDTYVEHVFQIPIADLKAKTIDKKDHYGETDWECNDSAWASALGEQGEYNIQAVDSMKAVIIRGNFLLKTVTDETTISLWPKSLGEEQSIYLNGHLVAKNMKRDDLVQEYKLDHAILRNGKNIYAAVAVPLKKRFQYDNLNTDPGIIQVSQPPQAWKRKVFNGLAQVIVQSTKEAGEIVMTASSDGLSQGDLRIQTHRVECRPAVPAK